A section of the Gasterosteus aculeatus chromosome 10, fGasAcu3.hap1.1, whole genome shotgun sequence genome encodes:
- the ripor2 gene encoding rho family-interacting cell polarization regulator 2 isoform X9, giving the protein MAAGTHSPGGPNGIIRSQSFAGFSTLQERRSRCNSFMGNSAVQKKPQSKPKKTHPAGHKGGSSSREPQPKRLEEVYNALKQGLDEYLEVHQTELEKLMCLMKDMKRNSRLGVLYDLDKQIKTIERYMRRLEFHMSKVDELYEAFCIQSRLRDGASRMKQAFSSSPSTKGTKESITEVNRRYKEYTENMSAFESELENLLGEFHIKMKGLAGFARLCPGDQYEIFMRYGRQRWKLKGRIEVNSRQSWDGDEMIFMPLITDLINIKVTELKGLASHMLVGSVICETKELFTAMPQVVAVDVNDLGTIKLNLEVTWYPFDVEDLTLSSGNLSKATALQRRVSVYSQGTPETPTFQDTSFFSTLPDDVFDNGGCGVAECKRLSFTFSDTSGSMPSPAPSSHSAGPSNPEITVTPPEMDQSPTQILPTREDSIAEEHLEEEEEEEEEDDEDEDEDEEEEEEDEEDGETGSRGSRGTSGSLASDEAEVAEDSEWERTESQRNSLFGSAAPSLCSDVHLSAVAPEDVFLDHADELKPVELDAEEAGSLTRQLVKRLTSLDVAPPSGSSTDGGGSLSWTGEGSRAFLESSMEEAIHSLLMRLESLNHRCRELQDLEQEVMRLEDLLKCRLPGHRSRSSSLSLTVESALESFDFLNTSDFDDEDTGDDNAVLSTPPQRSPLFDTDGERIGQHPEARGHLSEALTEDTGVGNSVAGSPLPLTTGNENLDVAIVIHLQYCNHLIQLLTGGVGQWQRRSLLLKLSGQTQLLEELAELSVDKLGTITTSADVLPGLAERPQLMTLWSECSGSAGLFHTTLDRVFTHMNHRYAAVLQERHPRSADTVIGVVVSEMVDRSYLVAAHVLGRLTATELSQDVLTVFQFHSYVLEHEVLDMETHLLHLAREEMFAEALCSQDYSRCLAELEEVPVSSLWPRNGTLRALASLLTAEHPQVNKAAADYLSSASHSRFRIRAVECYTHALSEAGVQSQRAACSALSCLQAVESIKAVVALCDSADEELRHVAIETLLTFGEEGRLAYEQLDTVPGEILRLGARRGTAVTTAF; this is encoded by the exons ATGGCGGCCGGCACCCACTCCCCCGGAGGGCCCAACGGCATAATCCGGAGTCAGTCATTCGCCGGGTTTAGCACGCTGCAGGAGCGGCGCTCTCG cTGTAACTCGTTCATGGGGAACTCGGCGGTGCAGAAGAAGCCTCAGTCGAAGCCGAAGAAGACCCACCCGGCAGGACACAAGgggggcagcagctccagggAGCCGCAGCCCAAAAGACTCGAGGAAGTTTACAACGCACTCAAACAAGGCCTGGA TGAGTATCTTGAAGTTCATCAGACAGAGCTGGAAAAACTAATGTGTCTGATGAAGGACATGAAGAGAAACTCTCGCCTG GGAGTGCTCTACGATCTTGACAAG CAAATCAAAACCATCGAAAGATACATGAGACGCCTGGAGTTTCACATGAGCAAG GTGGATGAGCTGTATGAGGCCTTCTGCATCCAGAGCCGTTTGAGGGACGGTGCCAGCCGGATGAAGcaggccttctcctcctcaccctccaccAAGGGCACCAAGGAGAGCATCACGGAGGTCAACCGCCGCTATAAGGAGTACACCGAG AACATGAGCGCGTTCGAGAGTGAACTGGAGAATCTGCTCGGGGAGTTTCATATCAAAATGAAAG GTTTGGCGGGCTTTGCTAGGCTTTGTCCTGGAGACCAGTATGAG ATCTTCATGCGGTACGGTCGCCAGCGCTGGAAGTTAAAGGGAAGAATTGAAGTGAACTCCAGACAGAGTTGGGATGGAGACGAGATGATCTTCATGCCTCTCATCACCGACCTCATCAACATCAAG GTGACGGAGCTGAAGGGCCTGGCCTCTCACATGCTGGTTGGCAGCGTGATCTGTGAGACCAAGGAGCTGTTTACCGCCATGCCTCAGGTTGTGGCTGTGGACGTCAACGACCTGGGGACCATCAAGCTCAACCTGGAGGTCACGTGGTA CCCCTTCGATGTCGAGGACCTGACTTTGTCGTCCGGTAACTTGAGCAAAGCCACAGCACTCCAGAGACGAGTGTCCGTCTACAGCCAGGGCACGCCGGAGACGCCCACTTTCCAGGACACTTCCTTCTTT TCCACTCTACCAGATGATGTCTTTGACAACGGGGGCTGCGGCGTGGCAGAGTGTAAACGTCTCTCCTTCACCTTTTCGGACACCTCTGGTTCCATGCCCAGCCCCGCACCGAGCTCCCACTCCGCAGGCCCGTCCAACCCCGAGATCACAGTCACCCCTCCAGAAATGGACCAGTCACCTACACAAATCCTCCCAACAAGGGAGGACTCCATCGCTGAGGAGCAtttagaggaagaagaggaggaggaggaggaggacgacgaggacgaagacgaggacgaagaggaagaggaggaggacgaagaagaTGGGGAGACGGGTAGCAGAGGGAGCAGGGGCACAAGTGGCAGCCTCGCCAGCGATGAAGCTGAGGTGGCAGAGGACTCTGAGTGGGAGCGCACAGAGTCCCAGCGAAATTCCCTCTTCGGTTCAGCCGCCCCGTCCCTCTGCTCTGACGTCCACCTGTCCGCAGTGGCTCCAGAGGATGTTTTCTTGGACCACGCTGACGAACTGAAACCCGTCGAGCTGGACGCGGAGGAGGCGGGCAGCCTGACCAGGCAACTCGTGAAGAGGCTGACTTCTTTGGACGTCGCGCCGCCGAGCGGGAGCTCCACGGATGGGGGAGGGAGTCTGAGCTGGACGGGAGAGGGGAGCAGGGCTTTCCTGGAGAGCAGCATGGAGGAGGCCATCCACAGCTTGTTGATGAGGCTGGAGTCTCTGAATCACCGCTGCCGAGAGCTGCAGGACCTGGAGCAGGAAGTGATGCGACTAGAAGACCTGCTCAAG TGTCGTCTGCCGGGTCACAGGAGCAGGTCCTCCAGCCTCAGTCTGACAGTAGAGAGCGCCCTGGAGAGTTTCGACTTCCTCAACACCTCTGACTTTGATGACGAGGATACTGGAGACGATAACGCCGTTCTCAGTACCCCCCCACAAAGGTCTCCGCTGTTTGATACAGATGGAGAAAGGATCGG CCAGCACCCAGAAGCCAGAGGACACCTGAGCGAAGCCCTGACGGAGGACACCGGCGTGGGCAACAGCGTGGCAGGAAGCCCCCTGCCGCTCACCACTGGGAACGAGAACCTGGACGTGGCCATCGTCATCCACCTGCAGTACTGTAATCACCTCATACAG TTGCTGACCGGTGGGGTCGGTCAATGGCAGCGTCGCAGTCTTCTCCTCAAACTCTCCGGTCAGACTCAGCTGTTGGAAGAGCTGGCAGAGCTCAGTGTGGATAAACTGGGAACAATTACGACTTCTGCAGATG TTCTCCCGGGCCTCGCGGAGCGCCCACAGCTCATGACTCTGTGGTCGGAGTGCAGCGGGTCTGCAGGACTTTTCCACACCACACTGGACCGAGTGTTCACGCACATGAACCACCGCTACGCAGCCGTGCTGCAGGAGAGGCACCCGCGCAGCGCTGACACAG TGATTGGTGTCGTTGTGAGCGAGATGGTGGACAGGAGCTATCTGGTGGCGGCGCACGTCCTGGGACGGCTCACCGCCACTGAGCTGTCCCAGGACGTCCTGACCGTGTTTCAGTTCCACAGCTACGTCTTAGAGCATGAAGTACTGGACATGGAGACACACCTCCTACACCTGGCCAGAGAAG AGATGTTTGCAGAGGCTCTGTGCAGTCAGGATTATTCTCGGTGCCTagcagagctggaagaggtTCCCGTCTCCTCCTTGTGGCCTAGAAACGGCACCCTGAGGGCCCTGGCCTCCCTGCTCACCGCCGAGCACCCTCAGGTCAACAAGGCCGCAGCCGACTACCTCTCTTCTGCGTCACACAGCCGCTTCAGGATCAGA GCGGTGGAGTGCTACACACACGCGCTGTCAGAGGCCGGAGTCCAGAGCCAGAGGGCGGCTTGTTCGGCGCTCAGCTGTCTGCAG GCAGTAGAGAGCATCAAGGCGGTGGTTGCACTGTGTGATTCAGCCGATGAAGAGCTTCGCCATGTTGCCATAGAAACCCTGCTTACATTTG GTGAGGAGGGGCGGCTGGCCTACGAGCAGCTGGACACGGTGCCCGGGGAAATCCTCCGCCTCGGCGCGCGGCGGGGAACTGCTGTCACCACTGCCTTCTGA
- the ripor2 gene encoding rho family-interacting cell polarization regulator 2 isoform X7 has protein sequence MAMADIAEDDLDEVMRDEAEDVFFQDGVSSRVPEIMAAGTHSPGGPNGIIRSQSFAGFSTLQERRSRCNSFMGNSAVQKKPQSKPKKTHPAGHKGGSSSREPQPKRLEEVYNALKQGLDEYLEVHQTELEKLMCLMKDMKRNSRLGVLYDLDKQIKTIERYMRRLEFHMSKVDELYEAFCIQSRLRDGASRMKQAFSSSPSTKGTKESITEVNRRYKEYTENMSAFESELENLLGEFHIKMKGLAGFARLCPGDQYEIFMRYGRQRWKLKGRIEVNSRQSWDGDEMIFMPLITDLINIKVTELKGLASHMLVGSVICETKELFTAMPQVVAVDVNDLGTIKLNLEVTWYPFDVEDLTLSSGNLSKATALQRRVSVYSQGTPETPTFQDTSFFSTLPDDVFDNGGCGVAECKRLSFTFSDTSGSMPSPAPSSHSAGPSNPEITVTPPEMDQSPTQILPTREDSIAEEHLEEEEEEEEEDDEDEDEDEEEEEEDEEDGETGSRGSRGTSGSLASDEAEVAEDSEWERTESQRNSLFGSAAPSLCSDVHLSAVAPEDVFLDHADELKPVELDAEEAGSLTRQLVKRLTSLDVAPPSGSSTDGGGSLSWTGEGSRAFLESSMEEAIHSLLMRLESLNHRCRELQDLEQEVMRLEDLLKCRLPGHRSRSSSLSLTVESALESFDFLNTSDFDDEDTGDDNAVLSTPPQRSPLFDTDGERIGQHPEARGHLSEALTEDTGVGNSVAGSPLPLTTGNENLDVAIVIHLQYCNHLIQLLTGGVGQWQRRSLLLKLSGQTQLLEELAELSVDKLGTITTSADVLPGLAERPQLMTLWSECSGSAGLFHTTLDRVFTHMNHRYAAVLQERHPRSADTVIGVVVSEMVDRSYLVAAHVLGRLTATELSQDVLTVFQFHSYVLEHEVLDMETHLLHLAREEMFAEALCSQDYSRCLAELEEVPVSSLWPRNGTLRALASLLTAEHPQVNKAAADYLSSASHSRFRIRAVECYTHALSEAGVQSQRAACSALSCLQAVESIKAVVALCDSADEELRHVAIETLLTFGEEGRLAYEQLDTVPGEILRLGARRGTAVTTAF, from the exons GAGTGTCGTCCCGCGTCCCGGAGATCATGGCGGCCGGCACCCACTCCCCCGGAGGGCCCAACGGCATAATCCGGAGTCAGTCATTCGCCGGGTTTAGCACGCTGCAGGAGCGGCGCTCTCG cTGTAACTCGTTCATGGGGAACTCGGCGGTGCAGAAGAAGCCTCAGTCGAAGCCGAAGAAGACCCACCCGGCAGGACACAAGgggggcagcagctccagggAGCCGCAGCCCAAAAGACTCGAGGAAGTTTACAACGCACTCAAACAAGGCCTGGA TGAGTATCTTGAAGTTCATCAGACAGAGCTGGAAAAACTAATGTGTCTGATGAAGGACATGAAGAGAAACTCTCGCCTG GGAGTGCTCTACGATCTTGACAAG CAAATCAAAACCATCGAAAGATACATGAGACGCCTGGAGTTTCACATGAGCAAG GTGGATGAGCTGTATGAGGCCTTCTGCATCCAGAGCCGTTTGAGGGACGGTGCCAGCCGGATGAAGcaggccttctcctcctcaccctccaccAAGGGCACCAAGGAGAGCATCACGGAGGTCAACCGCCGCTATAAGGAGTACACCGAG AACATGAGCGCGTTCGAGAGTGAACTGGAGAATCTGCTCGGGGAGTTTCATATCAAAATGAAAG GTTTGGCGGGCTTTGCTAGGCTTTGTCCTGGAGACCAGTATGAG ATCTTCATGCGGTACGGTCGCCAGCGCTGGAAGTTAAAGGGAAGAATTGAAGTGAACTCCAGACAGAGTTGGGATGGAGACGAGATGATCTTCATGCCTCTCATCACCGACCTCATCAACATCAAG GTGACGGAGCTGAAGGGCCTGGCCTCTCACATGCTGGTTGGCAGCGTGATCTGTGAGACCAAGGAGCTGTTTACCGCCATGCCTCAGGTTGTGGCTGTGGACGTCAACGACCTGGGGACCATCAAGCTCAACCTGGAGGTCACGTGGTA CCCCTTCGATGTCGAGGACCTGACTTTGTCGTCCGGTAACTTGAGCAAAGCCACAGCACTCCAGAGACGAGTGTCCGTCTACAGCCAGGGCACGCCGGAGACGCCCACTTTCCAGGACACTTCCTTCTTT TCCACTCTACCAGATGATGTCTTTGACAACGGGGGCTGCGGCGTGGCAGAGTGTAAACGTCTCTCCTTCACCTTTTCGGACACCTCTGGTTCCATGCCCAGCCCCGCACCGAGCTCCCACTCCGCAGGCCCGTCCAACCCCGAGATCACAGTCACCCCTCCAGAAATGGACCAGTCACCTACACAAATCCTCCCAACAAGGGAGGACTCCATCGCTGAGGAGCAtttagaggaagaagaggaggaggaggaggaggacgacgaggacgaagacgaggacgaagaggaagaggaggaggacgaagaagaTGGGGAGACGGGTAGCAGAGGGAGCAGGGGCACAAGTGGCAGCCTCGCCAGCGATGAAGCTGAGGTGGCAGAGGACTCTGAGTGGGAGCGCACAGAGTCCCAGCGAAATTCCCTCTTCGGTTCAGCCGCCCCGTCCCTCTGCTCTGACGTCCACCTGTCCGCAGTGGCTCCAGAGGATGTTTTCTTGGACCACGCTGACGAACTGAAACCCGTCGAGCTGGACGCGGAGGAGGCGGGCAGCCTGACCAGGCAACTCGTGAAGAGGCTGACTTCTTTGGACGTCGCGCCGCCGAGCGGGAGCTCCACGGATGGGGGAGGGAGTCTGAGCTGGACGGGAGAGGGGAGCAGGGCTTTCCTGGAGAGCAGCATGGAGGAGGCCATCCACAGCTTGTTGATGAGGCTGGAGTCTCTGAATCACCGCTGCCGAGAGCTGCAGGACCTGGAGCAGGAAGTGATGCGACTAGAAGACCTGCTCAAG TGTCGTCTGCCGGGTCACAGGAGCAGGTCCTCCAGCCTCAGTCTGACAGTAGAGAGCGCCCTGGAGAGTTTCGACTTCCTCAACACCTCTGACTTTGATGACGAGGATACTGGAGACGATAACGCCGTTCTCAGTACCCCCCCACAAAGGTCTCCGCTGTTTGATACAGATGGAGAAAGGATCGG CCAGCACCCAGAAGCCAGAGGACACCTGAGCGAAGCCCTGACGGAGGACACCGGCGTGGGCAACAGCGTGGCAGGAAGCCCCCTGCCGCTCACCACTGGGAACGAGAACCTGGACGTGGCCATCGTCATCCACCTGCAGTACTGTAATCACCTCATACAG TTGCTGACCGGTGGGGTCGGTCAATGGCAGCGTCGCAGTCTTCTCCTCAAACTCTCCGGTCAGACTCAGCTGTTGGAAGAGCTGGCAGAGCTCAGTGTGGATAAACTGGGAACAATTACGACTTCTGCAGATG TTCTCCCGGGCCTCGCGGAGCGCCCACAGCTCATGACTCTGTGGTCGGAGTGCAGCGGGTCTGCAGGACTTTTCCACACCACACTGGACCGAGTGTTCACGCACATGAACCACCGCTACGCAGCCGTGCTGCAGGAGAGGCACCCGCGCAGCGCTGACACAG TGATTGGTGTCGTTGTGAGCGAGATGGTGGACAGGAGCTATCTGGTGGCGGCGCACGTCCTGGGACGGCTCACCGCCACTGAGCTGTCCCAGGACGTCCTGACCGTGTTTCAGTTCCACAGCTACGTCTTAGAGCATGAAGTACTGGACATGGAGACACACCTCCTACACCTGGCCAGAGAAG AGATGTTTGCAGAGGCTCTGTGCAGTCAGGATTATTCTCGGTGCCTagcagagctggaagaggtTCCCGTCTCCTCCTTGTGGCCTAGAAACGGCACCCTGAGGGCCCTGGCCTCCCTGCTCACCGCCGAGCACCCTCAGGTCAACAAGGCCGCAGCCGACTACCTCTCTTCTGCGTCACACAGCCGCTTCAGGATCAGA GCGGTGGAGTGCTACACACACGCGCTGTCAGAGGCCGGAGTCCAGAGCCAGAGGGCGGCTTGTTCGGCGCTCAGCTGTCTGCAG GCAGTAGAGAGCATCAAGGCGGTGGTTGCACTGTGTGATTCAGCCGATGAAGAGCTTCGCCATGTTGCCATAGAAACCCTGCTTACATTTG GTGAGGAGGGGCGGCTGGCCTACGAGCAGCTGGACACGGTGCCCGGGGAAATCCTCCGCCTCGGCGCGCGGCGGGGAACTGCTGTCACCACTGCCTTCTGA
- the ripor2 gene encoding rho family-interacting cell polarization regulator 2 isoform X4 — translation MAAGTHSPGGPNGIIRSQSFAGFSTLQERRSRCNSFMGNSAVQKKPQSKPKKTHPAGHKGGSSSREPQPKRLEEVYNALKQGLDEYLEVHQTELEKLMCLMKDMKRNSRLGVLYDLDKQIKTIERYMRRLEFHMSKVDELYEAFCIQSRLRDGASRMKQAFSSSPSTKGTKESITEVNRRYKEYTENMSAFESELENLLGEFHIKMKGLAGFARLCPGDQYEIFMRYGRQRWKLKGRIEVNSRQSWDGDEMIFMPLITDLINIKVTELKGLASHMLVGSVICETKELFTAMPQVVAVDVNDLGTIKLNLEVTWYPFDVEDLTLSSGNLSKATALQRRVSVYSQGTPETPTFQDTSFFKWRQYPVQRQRLSFLHMLRDTLLEKLRLSRSFGDLASLRPRPKSSLEVYSTLPDDVFDNGGCGVAECKRLSFTFSDTSGSMPSPAPSSHSAGPSNPEITVTPPEMDQSPTQILPTREDSIAEEHLEEEEEEEEEDDEDEDEDEEEEEEDEEDGETGSRGSRGTSGSLASDEAEVAEDSEWERTESQRNSLFGSAAPSLCSDVHLSAVAPEDVFLDHADELKPVELDAEEAGSLTRQLVKRLTSLDVAPPSGSSTDGGGSLSWTGEGSRAFLESSMEEAIHSLLMRLESLNHRCRELQDLEQEVMRLEDLLKCRLPGHRSRSSSLSLTVESALESFDFLNTSDFDDEDTGDDNAVLSTPPQRSPLFDTDGERIGSQHPEARGHLSEALTEDTGVGNSVAGSPLPLTTGNENLDVAIVIHLQYCNHLIQLLTGGVGQWQRRSLLLKLSGQTQLLEELAELSVDKLGTITTSADVLPGLAERPQLMTLWSECSGSAGLFHTTLDRVFTHMNHRYAAVLQERHPRSADTVIGVVVSEMVDRSYLVAAHVLGRLTATELSQDVLTVFQFHSYVLEHEVLDMETHLLHLAREEMFAEALCSQDYSRCLAELEEVPVSSLWPRNGTLRALASLLTAEHPQVNKAAADYLSSASHSRFRIRAVECYTHALSEAGVQSQRAACSALSCLQAVESIKAVVALCDSADEELRHVAIETLLTFGEEGRLAYEQLDTVPGEILRLGARRGTAVTTAF, via the exons ATGGCGGCCGGCACCCACTCCCCCGGAGGGCCCAACGGCATAATCCGGAGTCAGTCATTCGCCGGGTTTAGCACGCTGCAGGAGCGGCGCTCTCG cTGTAACTCGTTCATGGGGAACTCGGCGGTGCAGAAGAAGCCTCAGTCGAAGCCGAAGAAGACCCACCCGGCAGGACACAAGgggggcagcagctccagggAGCCGCAGCCCAAAAGACTCGAGGAAGTTTACAACGCACTCAAACAAGGCCTGGA TGAGTATCTTGAAGTTCATCAGACAGAGCTGGAAAAACTAATGTGTCTGATGAAGGACATGAAGAGAAACTCTCGCCTG GGAGTGCTCTACGATCTTGACAAG CAAATCAAAACCATCGAAAGATACATGAGACGCCTGGAGTTTCACATGAGCAAG GTGGATGAGCTGTATGAGGCCTTCTGCATCCAGAGCCGTTTGAGGGACGGTGCCAGCCGGATGAAGcaggccttctcctcctcaccctccaccAAGGGCACCAAGGAGAGCATCACGGAGGTCAACCGCCGCTATAAGGAGTACACCGAG AACATGAGCGCGTTCGAGAGTGAACTGGAGAATCTGCTCGGGGAGTTTCATATCAAAATGAAAG GTTTGGCGGGCTTTGCTAGGCTTTGTCCTGGAGACCAGTATGAG ATCTTCATGCGGTACGGTCGCCAGCGCTGGAAGTTAAAGGGAAGAATTGAAGTGAACTCCAGACAGAGTTGGGATGGAGACGAGATGATCTTCATGCCTCTCATCACCGACCTCATCAACATCAAG GTGACGGAGCTGAAGGGCCTGGCCTCTCACATGCTGGTTGGCAGCGTGATCTGTGAGACCAAGGAGCTGTTTACCGCCATGCCTCAGGTTGTGGCTGTGGACGTCAACGACCTGGGGACCATCAAGCTCAACCTGGAGGTCACGTGGTA CCCCTTCGATGTCGAGGACCTGACTTTGTCGTCCGGTAACTTGAGCAAAGCCACAGCACTCCAGAGACGAGTGTCCGTCTACAGCCAGGGCACGCCGGAGACGCCCACTTTCCAGGACACTTCCTTCTTT AAGTGGCGGCAATATCCCGTGCAGCGCCAGCGCCTCTCCTTCCTGCACATGCTCCGAGACACCCTGCTAGAGAAGTTAAGGCTCAGTCGCTCGTTTGGTGACCTGGCCTCGCTCCGGCCAAGGCCCAAATCCAGTCTGGAGGTCTAT TCCACTCTACCAGATGATGTCTTTGACAACGGGGGCTGCGGCGTGGCAGAGTGTAAACGTCTCTCCTTCACCTTTTCGGACACCTCTGGTTCCATGCCCAGCCCCGCACCGAGCTCCCACTCCGCAGGCCCGTCCAACCCCGAGATCACAGTCACCCCTCCAGAAATGGACCAGTCACCTACACAAATCCTCCCAACAAGGGAGGACTCCATCGCTGAGGAGCAtttagaggaagaagaggaggaggaggaggaggacgacgaggacgaagacgaggacgaagaggaagaggaggaggacgaagaagaTGGGGAGACGGGTAGCAGAGGGAGCAGGGGCACAAGTGGCAGCCTCGCCAGCGATGAAGCTGAGGTGGCAGAGGACTCTGAGTGGGAGCGCACAGAGTCCCAGCGAAATTCCCTCTTCGGTTCAGCCGCCCCGTCCCTCTGCTCTGACGTCCACCTGTCCGCAGTGGCTCCAGAGGATGTTTTCTTGGACCACGCTGACGAACTGAAACCCGTCGAGCTGGACGCGGAGGAGGCGGGCAGCCTGACCAGGCAACTCGTGAAGAGGCTGACTTCTTTGGACGTCGCGCCGCCGAGCGGGAGCTCCACGGATGGGGGAGGGAGTCTGAGCTGGACGGGAGAGGGGAGCAGGGCTTTCCTGGAGAGCAGCATGGAGGAGGCCATCCACAGCTTGTTGATGAGGCTGGAGTCTCTGAATCACCGCTGCCGAGAGCTGCAGGACCTGGAGCAGGAAGTGATGCGACTAGAAGACCTGCTCAAG TGTCGTCTGCCGGGTCACAGGAGCAGGTCCTCCAGCCTCAGTCTGACAGTAGAGAGCGCCCTGGAGAGTTTCGACTTCCTCAACACCTCTGACTTTGATGACGAGGATACTGGAGACGATAACGCCGTTCTCAGTACCCCCCCACAAAGGTCTCCGCTGTTTGATACAGATGGAGAAAGGATCGG TAGCCAGCACCCAGAAGCCAGAGGACACCTGAGCGAAGCCCTGACGGAGGACACCGGCGTGGGCAACAGCGTGGCAGGAAGCCCCCTGCCGCTCACCACTGGGAACGAGAACCTGGACGTGGCCATCGTCATCCACCTGCAGTACTGTAATCACCTCATACAG TTGCTGACCGGTGGGGTCGGTCAATGGCAGCGTCGCAGTCTTCTCCTCAAACTCTCCGGTCAGACTCAGCTGTTGGAAGAGCTGGCAGAGCTCAGTGTGGATAAACTGGGAACAATTACGACTTCTGCAGATG TTCTCCCGGGCCTCGCGGAGCGCCCACAGCTCATGACTCTGTGGTCGGAGTGCAGCGGGTCTGCAGGACTTTTCCACACCACACTGGACCGAGTGTTCACGCACATGAACCACCGCTACGCAGCCGTGCTGCAGGAGAGGCACCCGCGCAGCGCTGACACAG TGATTGGTGTCGTTGTGAGCGAGATGGTGGACAGGAGCTATCTGGTGGCGGCGCACGTCCTGGGACGGCTCACCGCCACTGAGCTGTCCCAGGACGTCCTGACCGTGTTTCAGTTCCACAGCTACGTCTTAGAGCATGAAGTACTGGACATGGAGACACACCTCCTACACCTGGCCAGAGAAG AGATGTTTGCAGAGGCTCTGTGCAGTCAGGATTATTCTCGGTGCCTagcagagctggaagaggtTCCCGTCTCCTCCTTGTGGCCTAGAAACGGCACCCTGAGGGCCCTGGCCTCCCTGCTCACCGCCGAGCACCCTCAGGTCAACAAGGCCGCAGCCGACTACCTCTCTTCTGCGTCACACAGCCGCTTCAGGATCAGA GCGGTGGAGTGCTACACACACGCGCTGTCAGAGGCCGGAGTCCAGAGCCAGAGGGCGGCTTGTTCGGCGCTCAGCTGTCTGCAG GCAGTAGAGAGCATCAAGGCGGTGGTTGCACTGTGTGATTCAGCCGATGAAGAGCTTCGCCATGTTGCCATAGAAACCCTGCTTACATTTG GTGAGGAGGGGCGGCTGGCCTACGAGCAGCTGGACACGGTGCCCGGGGAAATCCTCCGCCTCGGCGCGCGGCGGGGAACTGCTGTCACCACTGCCTTCTGA